One Mycolicibacterium parafortuitum DNA segment encodes these proteins:
- a CDS encoding amino acid ABC transporter ATP-binding protein, which yields MVKAELVCKNFGALQVLKGITLEVQKGQVLVMVGPSGSGKSTFLRCINHLETVSAGRLYVDGALVGYNERGGKLHEMKPRDVAKQRREVGMVFQHFNLFPHRTALGNVIEAPVQVAGVKKAEAVERGKELLAQVGLADKAQAYPAQLSGGQQQRVAIARALAMQPKLMLFDEPTSALDPELVGEVLGVMKKLAGQGMTMVVVTHEMGFAREVADELVFMDGGVVVERGNPREVMANPQHERTQAFLSKVM from the coding sequence ATGGTCAAGGCCGAGTTGGTGTGCAAGAACTTCGGTGCGCTGCAGGTGCTCAAGGGCATCACGCTGGAGGTCCAGAAGGGCCAGGTGCTGGTGATGGTCGGCCCGTCGGGCTCCGGCAAGTCGACCTTTCTGCGCTGTATCAACCACCTGGAGACCGTCAGCGCGGGAAGGCTCTATGTCGACGGTGCGCTGGTGGGCTACAACGAGCGCGGCGGCAAGCTGCACGAGATGAAGCCGCGCGATGTCGCCAAGCAGCGCCGTGAGGTCGGGATGGTGTTCCAGCACTTCAACCTGTTCCCGCACCGGACCGCGCTCGGCAACGTGATCGAGGCGCCCGTGCAGGTCGCCGGGGTCAAGAAGGCCGAGGCGGTCGAGCGCGGCAAGGAGTTGCTCGCGCAGGTCGGACTCGCCGACAAGGCCCAGGCGTATCCCGCGCAGCTCTCCGGCGGCCAGCAGCAGCGGGTCGCGATCGCCAGGGCGCTGGCGATGCAACCCAAGCTGATGCTGTTCGACGAGCCCACCTCGGCGCTCGACCCCGAACTGGTCGGCGAGGTGCTGGGTGTGATGAAAAAGCTTGCCGGACAGGGTATGACGATGGTCGTGGTGACCCACGAGATGGGTTTCGCCCGCGAGGTGGCCGACGAGTTGGTGTTCATGGACGGGGGTGTCGTCGTCGAGCGGGGCAACCCCCGCGAGGTGATGGCCAACCCACAGCACGAACGGACGCAGGCGTTTCTCTCCAAGGTGATGTAG
- a CDS encoding amino acid ABC transporter permease: protein MTDAGTPPPSSAPQAIDAVPLRHPWRWVAAGVIIVLVGLFLWGAATNPAYGWSTFGEYFFHERILLGVFNTLQLTIYSMVIGILLGVVLTVMRLSDNPVLSSVAWVFLWIFRGTPIYVQLAFWGLFPTIYQNIQLGVPFGPSFFAIELQDLSIPFVLAVIGLGLNEAAYMAEIVRAGILSVPEGQLEASTALGMSWGKAMRRTVLPQAMRVIIPPTGNELISLLKTTSLVTAVPYAFDVYSIATREIAARIFEPVPLLLVAAAWYLVITSILMVGQYYLERYFSRGASRKLTSKQLEALALAQQPPAG from the coding sequence ATGACCGACGCCGGCACGCCGCCTCCGTCCAGTGCGCCCCAGGCCATCGATGCCGTCCCGTTGCGGCATCCCTGGCGGTGGGTGGCGGCCGGCGTCATCATCGTCCTCGTCGGACTCTTTCTATGGGGTGCGGCGACCAACCCGGCCTACGGCTGGTCGACGTTCGGGGAGTACTTCTTCCACGAGCGCATCCTGTTGGGCGTCTTCAACACGCTGCAGCTGACCATCTACTCGATGGTCATCGGCATCCTGCTCGGCGTCGTGTTGACCGTCATGCGGTTGTCGGACAACCCGGTGCTCAGTTCGGTGGCGTGGGTGTTCCTGTGGATCTTCCGCGGCACCCCGATCTACGTGCAGTTGGCGTTCTGGGGTCTGTTCCCGACGATCTACCAGAACATCCAGCTCGGCGTGCCGTTCGGGCCGTCGTTCTTCGCCATCGAACTGCAGGACCTGTCCATACCGTTCGTGCTCGCGGTGATCGGCCTCGGCCTCAACGAGGCGGCCTACATGGCCGAGATCGTGCGTGCCGGCATCCTGTCGGTCCCCGAGGGGCAGCTGGAGGCCTCCACGGCGTTGGGGATGTCCTGGGGTAAGGCCATGCGGCGGACGGTGTTGCCGCAGGCCATGCGGGTGATCATCCCGCCGACGGGCAACGAGCTGATCAGCTTGTTGAAGACGACATCGCTGGTCACGGCCGTGCCGTACGCGTTCGATGTGTACAGCATCGCCACCCGTGAGATTGCGGCCCGGATCTTCGAGCCGGTGCCGCTGCTGCTGGTGGCCGCGGCCTGGTATCTGGTGATCACGAGCATCCTGATGGTCGGGCAGTATTACCTGGAGCGGTACTTCTCCCGGGGCGCTTCGCGCAAGCTGACCTCCAAGCAGCTCGAAGCGCTGGCGCTGGCACAACAGCCTCCGGCAGGCTGA
- a CDS encoding ABC transporter substrate-binding protein translates to MLGGIQDRRTKLWRIAAVFAATGAMALSGCSSSSEAPSEEGSPTAAAPAEKVDEIANTVPEAIKSTGTLVIGVNIPYAPNEFKDESGQIVGFDVDLMNAVAGTLGLTPDYREADFAKIIPSVQGGTFNVGMSSFTDSKEREEQVDFVTYFSAGTLWAKPAGADIDPENACGKKVAVQATTVQETDELPARSKKCTDEGKPAIDIVAFDSQDAATNAVVLGQADAMSADSPVTLYAIKQTNGKLEEAGETFDSAPYGWPVAKGSPLAQSLLQALQHLIDTGKYKEIAANWGLEDGMIDKPVINGAIS, encoded by the coding sequence GTGTTGGGTGGAATCCAAGACCGCCGGACCAAGCTCTGGCGCATCGCAGCGGTATTCGCCGCGACGGGCGCCATGGCGCTGTCCGGTTGTTCGAGCAGCTCGGAAGCCCCGAGCGAGGAGGGATCCCCGACCGCCGCCGCGCCCGCGGAGAAGGTCGACGAAATCGCGAACACCGTGCCCGAGGCCATCAAGTCGACCGGCACCCTGGTCATCGGCGTGAACATCCCCTATGCGCCGAACGAGTTCAAGGATGAGAGCGGCCAGATCGTCGGCTTCGACGTCGACCTGATGAACGCGGTCGCGGGCACCCTGGGCCTGACCCCCGACTACCGCGAGGCCGATTTCGCCAAGATCATCCCGTCGGTCCAGGGCGGCACGTTCAACGTCGGGATGTCGTCGTTTACCGACAGCAAGGAGCGTGAGGAGCAGGTCGACTTCGTCACCTACTTCTCGGCAGGCACCCTGTGGGCCAAGCCTGCGGGCGCGGACATCGATCCGGAGAACGCGTGCGGCAAGAAGGTCGCGGTGCAGGCGACGACGGTCCAGGAGACCGACGAGCTGCCGGCGCGCAGCAAGAAGTGCACCGACGAGGGCAAGCCGGCCATCGACATCGTGGCCTTCGACAGCCAGGATGCCGCGACCAACGCCGTCGTGCTCGGCCAGGCCGACGCGATGTCGGCCGATTCGCCGGTCACGCTGTATGCGATCAAGCAGACCAACGGCAAGCTTGAGGAGGCCGGTGAGACATTCGACTCGGCGCCCTACGGTTGGCCTGTCGCCAAGGGGTCCCCATTGGCCCAGTCACTGCTGCAGGCGCTGCAGCATCTGATCGACACCGGTAAGTACAAGGAGATCGCCGCCAACTGGGGTCTCGAAGACGGGATGATCGACAAGCCGGTGATCAACGGCGCGATCTCCTGA
- a CDS encoding HdeD family acid-resistance protein, producing METAAPPSMLQHLWKTALLSGVLTIILGAMVWFWPTISVFVAAIFFAAYLLVTGVSQVVFAFALKVSASGRVLLFISGAAALILAVMCFRNFGNAVLLLAIWIGIGFIFRGVATAVSAISDPDLPGRGWEIFIGVISLIAGVILLAAPFESLETLTVVVGIWLVVLGVFEVISAFGIRSASKDLKTIESNLTPSRVE from the coding sequence ATGGAAACCGCTGCTCCCCCAAGCATGTTGCAGCATCTCTGGAAGACGGCGTTGCTGTCTGGGGTGCTCACGATCATTCTCGGAGCGATGGTGTGGTTCTGGCCCACCATCAGCGTGTTCGTTGCGGCCATCTTCTTCGCGGCCTATTTGCTGGTCACCGGCGTTTCGCAGGTGGTCTTCGCGTTTGCCCTCAAGGTGTCGGCGAGCGGGCGGGTGCTGCTGTTCATCAGCGGTGCGGCCGCCCTGATCCTGGCCGTGATGTGCTTCCGCAATTTCGGTAATGCCGTTCTTCTGCTGGCCATTTGGATCGGCATCGGCTTCATCTTCCGCGGTGTGGCCACCGCGGTGTCGGCGATCAGCGATCCGGACCTCCCCGGCCGGGGCTGGGAGATCTTCATCGGTGTCATCAGCCTGATCGCCGGCGTGATCCTGTTGGCCGCGCCGTTCGAATCCCTCGAGACCCTGACCGTGGTCGTCGGCATCTGGCTGGTGGTGCTCGGCGTGTTCGAGGTGATCTCGGCATTCGGAATTCGTTCGGCAAGCAAAGACCTGAAAACCATCGAGTCGAACCTCACACCGAGTCGAGTCGAATAA
- a CDS encoding cytochrome ubiquinol oxidase subunit I has translation MDALDVSRWQFGITTVYHFIFVPLTIGLAPLLAVMQTIWHVTGNTAWYRLTKFFGKLFLINFAIGVATGIVQEFQFGMNWSEYSKFVGDIFGAPLAFEGLVAFFFESTFIGLWIFGWSRLPRAVHLACIWIVAFGVNASAYFIIAANSFMQHPVGAKFNPESGRAELVDFGALLTNNTAIWAFLHAVAGSLLTAGAFVAGISAWLMVRDRRRNPGDPAPLDSQAMFRPAAIMGSFVALVAAAGLFFTGDIQGKLMFVQQPMKMASAESLCHTETDPDFSILTVGTHNNCDSVTHLIEVPYVLPFLAESRFSGVTLQGVQDLQAQYEEKFGPGDYRPNLFVTYWSFRAMIGLLLVPVAFALVTLWLTRRGRIPDQRWLGTFGILTIPTPFLANSAGWIFTEMGRQPWVVVPNPTGDQMVRMTVQEGVSNHAAGTVWLSLAVFTLLYGALAVVWFYLMRRYVAEGPQEHDAEPAPPTPPDSDDVAPLSFAY, from the coding sequence ATGGACGCTCTGGATGTTTCTCGCTGGCAGTTCGGTATCACGACCGTCTACCACTTCATCTTCGTCCCGTTGACCATCGGGCTGGCCCCGCTGCTCGCTGTGATGCAGACGATCTGGCATGTCACCGGAAACACCGCCTGGTACCGGCTCACCAAGTTCTTCGGCAAGCTCTTCCTGATCAACTTCGCGATCGGCGTCGCCACCGGCATTGTGCAGGAGTTCCAGTTCGGTATGAACTGGAGTGAGTACTCGAAGTTCGTCGGCGACATCTTCGGCGCCCCGCTGGCTTTCGAGGGACTGGTCGCGTTCTTCTTCGAATCCACCTTCATCGGTTTGTGGATCTTCGGCTGGAGCCGTCTTCCCCGCGCAGTCCACCTGGCATGCATCTGGATCGTCGCGTTCGGCGTCAACGCCTCGGCGTACTTCATCATCGCCGCCAACTCCTTCATGCAGCACCCGGTCGGAGCGAAGTTCAATCCGGAGTCCGGCCGCGCCGAGCTCGTCGATTTCGGTGCGCTGCTGACCAACAACACCGCGATATGGGCTTTCCTGCATGCCGTCGCAGGCTCCCTGCTCACCGCGGGCGCATTCGTCGCGGGTATCTCGGCGTGGCTCATGGTGCGCGACCGCCGGCGCAACCCGGGTGACCCCGCACCGCTGGACTCGCAGGCGATGTTCCGCCCGGCCGCGATCATGGGCAGCTTCGTCGCGCTGGTCGCCGCCGCGGGATTGTTCTTCACCGGCGACATCCAGGGCAAGCTGATGTTCGTCCAGCAGCCGATGAAGATGGCATCGGCAGAGTCGTTGTGCCACACCGAAACCGACCCGGATTTCTCCATCCTGACCGTCGGAACCCATAACAACTGCGACAGCGTCACCCACCTCATCGAGGTTCCGTACGTGCTGCCGTTCCTGGCCGAGAGCAGGTTCAGCGGCGTCACGCTGCAGGGTGTGCAGGATCTGCAGGCGCAGTACGAGGAGAAGTTCGGCCCGGGCGACTACCGGCCCAACCTGTTCGTCACCTACTGGTCATTCCGCGCGATGATCGGCCTGCTCCTGGTTCCGGTCGCGTTCGCGTTGGTGACCTTGTGGCTGACCCGGCGCGGCCGGATACCGGACCAACGGTGGCTCGGCACATTCGGCATCCTGACGATCCCGACACCGTTCCTGGCGAACTCCGCAGGCTGGATCTTCACCGAGATGGGGCGGCAACCGTGGGTGGTGGTGCCCAACCCCACCGGCGACCAGATGGTGCGGATGACGGTGCAGGAAGGCGTGTCCAACCACGCCGCGGGCACCGTGTGGCTGTCGCTAGCCGTGTTCACGTTGCTCTACGGAGCGCTCGCGGTGGTCTGGTTCTACCTGATGAGGCGCTACGTCGCCGAAGGCCCGCAGGAGCATGACGCCGAGCCTGCTCCCCCGACCCCGCCCGACAGCGACGACGTCGCCCCCCTCTCGTTCGCGTACTAG